Within Peptococcaceae bacterium, the genomic segment TGGACGAAGCCCTGGCCAGCGTCGGCATGTCAGCCTTTAAAACGAGAGCGCCCCACCTTCTTTCGGGCGGGCAGAAACAGCGGGTGGCAATTGCCGGGATAGTAGCCATGCGTCCAAATGTCCTGGTGCTTGATGAGCCTACGGCGATGCTCGATCCTGCGGGCCGCAGGGAAGTGATGGAGACGGTCGCGCGCCTTAACAGGGAAGAAGGTTTGACCGTCGTTTACATCACCCACTTTATGGAAGAAGCCGTTTTAGCCGACCGGGTGGTGGTGATGGAGGACGGCCGGATCGTGCTGGAGGGCGCGCCGCGCCAGGTGTTCAGCCAGGTCGGACAAATGAAGGCTTTGCGCCTTGACGTTCCGGCCATGACCGAACTCAGAGCCGGGCTGGTCAAAGAAGGACTGGATCTGCCCGAGGGCATACTTACCGTGGACGAAATGGTGGTGGCCTTATGTCCATAAAACTGGAAGGAGTCTGCCACACCTATCAACCCGGTTCGTCTTACGAGTTTCACGCCCTGAAAAACATCAACCTTGAAATAAAAGAAGGCGAATTCGTCGGCCTGATCGGCCATACCGGTTCAGGCAAGTCCACCTTGATCCAGCATTTCAACGGGCTTTTAAAACCGACGTCCGGCAAGGTATTCGTTGACGGGGTCGACATCTGGGATAAAGGGGTAAAACTAAAAGAAATCCGCCAGAAAGTGGGGCTGGTATTTCAGTACCCTGAGCACCAGCTTTTTGAAGAGACCGTTTTTCAGGATATCGCCTTCGGTCCCAAAAATTTGGGCCTGCCGCCGGACAAAATAATAAAAAGAGTGAAGCAGGCTATGGCCATGGTTGATCTTGAATACTCAAGGTTCAAGGAGTGCTCTCCTTTTTCCCTGAGCGGCGGGGAGAAGAGGAAAGCAGCCATAGCCGGAGTTCTGGCTATGGCTCCCAAGTACCTGGTCCTTGACGAGCCGACAGCGGGCCTCGATCCCAGGGGCAGGGACGAAATCCTCTCCCAGGTCGAAAGACTCCACCGCCGGCAAGGCCTGACGGTGGTCCTGGTTTCCCACAGCATGGACGATGTGGCCAGGCTGGTCGATCGCCTGATCGTGATCAACAACGGCGAGCTGGTTTACAATGACGGGACCCGCCGGGTCTTTTCCCGTTACGAGGCTCTCCGGCAGGCAGGGCTGGATGTCCCGACCGTGAGCAAACTGATGCTCAGGCTGCAGGAGAAGGGGTGGCCCGTCCGTTCCGATGTTCTCACTATTGAAGAAGCCAAAGAGGAAATATTAAAAATAGTGAGGAGGCGGAAATCGAATGCTTAAAGATATAACCATCGGCCAGTACATACCCGGCGATTCCGCGATCCACCTGATGGACCCGCGCACCAAAATAATCGCAGTGGTCCTGTACATGGTCGGCCTGTTTATTGCGGGCAACGCCAGCGGCTATCTTCTGGTGACCGTTTTTACCGCCGCGGCAGTCATCATCTCGCGTATTCCCCTAATCACGCTGCTAAAGGGACTAAGGCCGCTCTGGTTCATCCTGATCCTGACTTTTGGACTGCACTCCTTCTTGACGGAAGGTCTTGTCCTGTGGAAGTGGGGTATTTTGAAAATAACCTACGAAGGATTGAGGCAGGGGTTTTTCATGACGCTCCGCCTGGTTTATCTCGTGACGATAACCTCCCTCCTGACGCTTACCACGACGCCGGTATCGCTGACCGACGGCATCGAAAAGGTTCTGAAAGCCCTTTTTATCCCTGTGGCCCATGAACTGGCCATGATGATGACCATCGCGCTGCGGTTCATTCCCACCCTGATCGACGAAACCGAAAAAATAATGAAGGCCCAGATGGCGCGCGGGGCCGACTTCGAGAGCGGCGGCCTGCTGGCGAGAGCGAAAAGCCTTGTCCCCCTTCTGGTTCCCCTCTTTTTAAGCGCATTCCGGCGGGCGGACGAGCTGGCTGTGGCCATGGAAGCCAGGTGCTACCGGGGCGGCGAAAACAGGACCAGGATGAAACAGCTGCGCATGGCCGGCAGGGACTACGCGGCCTTTGCCGCGGTCTTCGCCTTTGTAGGAATAAGCGTTTTCACACGCTTCTGGATGTGAAACGATGCGCAACGTCAAGATGACCGTAGCCTACGACGGCACAAACTATCACGGTTTCCAGGTCCAGAACCGGACCGGTCTGAAAACCGTCCAAAACGAGCTGGAATCGGTCCTTCACACCCTTACCGGCGAGAAAGTCAGGGTGATTGGTTCCGGCCGGACGGATGCCGGCGTGCACGCCCGGGGACAGGTGATAAACTTCTTCAGCAGCACCAAAATCCCGCCGGACAGGTTCCCCCTGGCCATGAACTCGCTCCTTCCCCGCGATATTGTGGTGTGGGAAGCCCAAGATGTTTCGCCCGGCTTTCACGCCAGGTTCAGCGCAAAGAACAAGACCTACCGCTATGCCATATACAACTACAGGCACCTGTCGCCTTTCTGGCGGCTTTATGCCTACCACGTTCCGGTACCCCTGGACAAGGAAAAAATGAGCCTTGCTGCCGGGTATTTCCTGGGCACTCATGATTTCTCAGCGTTCTGCGCCCAAGACGCGAGGGTTGCCAATCACGTGCGCACGATTTTTGAATTCATGGTGGAGCAAAAAGGCCCGCTCATCTTTTTGACGGTGACGGCCGACGGCTTTCTCTACAACATGGTCAGGATCATGGCCGGCACCCTGCTCGAAATAGGGATGAACAAACGACAGCCGGAGTCCGTTCCCTTGCTCCTGCAAAGCGGGGAGCGCAAGCAGGCGGGAATGACCTTGCCGCCGCAAGGCCTGTGCCTGATGAAAGTGGAATATTGAACATCAATAATAAATTCAGATTTCAAGGAAAAAGAAATCCCTCCATCTGAGGGATTTCTTTTTTTTATATTAACGCCGGACAAAATGGCGTGACGGGAGAGTTAAGAAAAGCGATCTTGAAGCTGCGGCAATCCATTTTATGGATAAAAAAGCGTTTCATTGCAGTTTATATGCATGAGTCCAAGTGCAGAATTGACCATAAGGCAGCAGAATGAATCTACTATGATAACCATAACCTATATTTTTTTAAGTATTGTTCGTAAATTGACACATTTCAGCACAATCGTTACTATTTTCTTAACAAGAGAACAAATTTAAAGACTGTTTTAGGGAAAGGGAGAGACAACATGACCAAACCAGTCCTGTTCGATTATCATGAAGCAGAACCGGATACCAGCCGGCCGGGCGGTCGGACATATTATTTCCAGGGGTCGGAAAATATGACTATTCAGTATTTGGAAATATTTTCGGATCCTGAAAGCAACACGCACAAGCATGATTATGAACAGATCGTGATAATTTTGGGAGGAAAAGCGAATTTCCGGTGCGACGGCGTGTCATACGAAATGAGCGAAGGGTGCTGCATGGTTGTGCCGCCGAATGCCGACCACGGCATCGAAAAGAAGAACGGCGACGAAACGCTCCGTGTCCTGGGGATCTTTTATCCCAAACGCAAGGCGGACTGCGTTCAGAGCAAGCGTATTGCCAACCTTGGGCATCAAAACTGGGACTAATACGGAGTCCATATGACCAGTTCTTATTTATTGTCCATTTTCAATCTGAGTACTGAAAAGAATACGTGATCCAGATGCTCGATCATTTCATTTTTGGCTACCTGCGAAAATCTGTTTTTCAGTGCCTTGAAAATGCAGATGTGTTTTTCTGCTCCTTGGACAATATCAGCTTTTTGATTGTAATGGTTATAAGCGGTCATTATGAACTTATACCGGTTCATTCTCGTTTCAATATTTCTGAATGCGTCGATGAGATATTTGTTGTGGGTTGAAAGAACTATTTTTTTATGGAAGCCGGTGTCCAAGTTGATCCAAGTCACCGGCTCGAAAGGCTGCACTAGTTTTTTAGGGTTCAGAACGAGTTGTTCAAGATCCCGCATTTCTTCTAAGGTCATCGTGTTAGCCGCAATGTACGCCGCGTTGCCTTCGATGATTTTCCGGAAGTCGTACAATTCGATGACGTCATTAATATTCAATGGGGGTACACGAAACCCTTTACGGTCGG encodes:
- a CDS encoding energy-coupling factor transporter transmembrane protein EcfT, with translation MLKDITIGQYIPGDSAIHLMDPRTKIIAVVLYMVGLFIAGNASGYLLVTVFTAAAVIISRIPLITLLKGLRPLWFILILTFGLHSFLTEGLVLWKWGILKITYEGLRQGFFMTLRLVYLVTITSLLTLTTTPVSLTDGIEKVLKALFIPVAHELAMMMTIALRFIPTLIDETEKIMKAQMARGADFESGGLLARAKSLVPLLVPLFLSAFRRADELAVAMEARCYRGGENRTRMKQLRMAGRDYAAFAAVFAFVGISVFTRFWM
- a CDS encoding GntR family transcriptional regulator, translating into MDSGEFKKRLENEPFAALGELVYNYLFEIIIKASILPGEKISTTKIAEELGISRTPVRAALDRLANEGFVERTDRKGFRVPPLNINDVIELYDFRKIIEGNAAYIAANTMTLEEMRDLEQLVLNPKKLVQPFEPVTWINLDTGFHKKIVLSTHNKYLIDAFRNIETRMNRYKFIMTAYNHYNQKADIVQGAEKHICIFKALKNRFSQVAKNEMIEHLDHVFFSVLRLKMDNK
- the truA gene encoding tRNA pseudouridine(38-40) synthase TruA, whose product is MRNVKMTVAYDGTNYHGFQVQNRTGLKTVQNELESVLHTLTGEKVRVIGSGRTDAGVHARGQVINFFSSTKIPPDRFPLAMNSLLPRDIVVWEAQDVSPGFHARFSAKNKTYRYAIYNYRHLSPFWRLYAYHVPVPLDKEKMSLAAGYFLGTHDFSAFCAQDARVANHVRTIFEFMVEQKGPLIFLTVTADGFLYNMVRIMAGTLLEIGMNKRQPESVPLLLQSGERKQAGMTLPPQGLCLMKVEY
- a CDS encoding energy-coupling factor transporter ATPase, yielding MSIKLEGVCHTYQPGSSYEFHALKNINLEIKEGEFVGLIGHTGSGKSTLIQHFNGLLKPTSGKVFVDGVDIWDKGVKLKEIRQKVGLVFQYPEHQLFEETVFQDIAFGPKNLGLPPDKIIKRVKQAMAMVDLEYSRFKECSPFSLSGGEKRKAAIAGVLAMAPKYLVLDEPTAGLDPRGRDEILSQVERLHRRQGLTVVLVSHSMDDVARLVDRLIVINNGELVYNDGTRRVFSRYEALRQAGLDVPTVSKLMLRLQEKGWPVRSDVLTIEEAKEEILKIVRRRKSNA
- a CDS encoding energy-coupling factor transporter ATPase, whose protein sequence is MIIVKDLVHQYHLPGGDVQALKGINLHVKKGEFLAIIGHNGSGKSTLAKHFNALLLPSGGSVTVNGLDTRDKRNVWDIRQQVGMVFQNPDNQLITTTVEEDVAFGPENLGLNPQVIRQRVDEALASVGMSAFKTRAPHLLSGGQKQRVAIAGIVAMRPNVLVLDEPTAMLDPAGRREVMETVARLNREEGLTVVYITHFMEEAVLADRVVVMEDGRIVLEGAPRQVFSQVGQMKALRLDVPAMTELRAGLVKEGLDLPEGILTVDEMVVALCP
- a CDS encoding cupin domain-containing protein, coding for MTKPVLFDYHEAEPDTSRPGGRTYYFQGSENMTIQYLEIFSDPESNTHKHDYEQIVIILGGKANFRCDGVSYEMSEGCCMVVPPNADHGIEKKNGDETLRVLGIFYPKRKADCVQSKRIANLGHQNWD